Proteins co-encoded in one Corynebacterium tuberculostearicum genomic window:
- a CDS encoding TatD family hydrolase has product MAKKKRRPTPVPAPGLNGLVDAHTHLFSHKDTDEVLVNRARTAGIGRMVTVGDDRRESAAALATAHAFPDVYAACAIHPVRANELDASTKVALEEMVADPRCVAVGETGLDAYWVQHEPETTATMAQQEESLRWHIDLAVRYGKALMIHNREADADLLRILADAPAPDTVMLHCFSSPLKVAEEALERGYVLSFAGNVTFKRNAELRQAAAKAPAGQLLVETDAPYMTPEPYRGQRNEPALIGHTYECIARARHQTVQALVAEVNETFDRVYGLR; this is encoded by the coding sequence ATGGCTAAAAAGAAGCGACGTCCTACTCCCGTTCCAGCGCCGGGCTTAAATGGCTTGGTTGATGCGCACACGCACCTGTTTTCTCATAAGGACACCGATGAGGTCTTGGTGAATCGCGCGCGCACGGCTGGTATCGGCCGCATGGTGACAGTTGGTGATGATCGCCGCGAGTCGGCCGCTGCGTTGGCCACCGCGCATGCCTTCCCAGATGTTTATGCTGCCTGCGCTATCCATCCGGTACGCGCCAATGAGTTGGATGCGTCGACCAAGGTGGCGCTGGAGGAGATGGTGGCGGACCCGCGCTGCGTCGCAGTGGGAGAAACCGGGCTCGATGCCTATTGGGTTCAGCACGAGCCGGAGACTACTGCGACCATGGCCCAGCAGGAGGAATCCCTGCGCTGGCATATTGATCTTGCCGTGCGATACGGCAAGGCGCTAATGATCCACAACCGAGAGGCGGATGCGGACTTGCTGCGCATCCTTGCTGACGCCCCCGCTCCCGACACCGTCATGCTGCACTGCTTCTCTTCGCCGCTGAAGGTGGCCGAGGAAGCCCTAGAGCGCGGCTACGTATTGTCCTTTGCAGGAAACGTGACCTTTAAGCGCAATGCAGAGCTGCGGCAGGCGGCAGCCAAGGCACCGGCTGGCCAACTTCTGGTGGAAACCGATGCGCCGTATATGACCCCAGAGCCTTACCGCGGCCAGCGCAATGAACCGGCTCTTATCGGACACACATATGAGTGCATCGCACGCGCCCGCCACCAAACGGTTCAGGCGCTCGTAGCGGAGGTGAATGAAACCTTCGACCGCGTCTACGGTCTGCGTTAA
- a CDS encoding GNAT family N-acetyltransferase, with translation MLIRPAGLADVPAMTDTLNWAIEHTDVIFRASPASIAEREDYLRHIWKEDCPCLIAESDSGDHLGWALYDPYRDPRVWTGCYETTIYLSPTAQGQGVGTALLGALVEAARADKKVHSLLALVVPTNAASVKLHEKFGFENVGTLKEVCYKFDHWLSLAHLQLLV, from the coding sequence ATGTTGATCAGACCCGCTGGCCTTGCGGATGTGCCCGCCATGACGGATACCCTCAACTGGGCTATCGAGCACACAGACGTCATTTTCCGCGCGAGCCCCGCCAGCATTGCAGAGCGCGAAGACTACCTGCGCCACATCTGGAAGGAGGACTGCCCTTGCCTTATTGCCGAGTCTGATTCCGGTGATCACTTGGGCTGGGCGCTCTATGACCCTTACCGCGATCCGCGGGTGTGGACCGGCTGCTATGAGACCACCATCTATCTCTCCCCTACCGCGCAGGGACAAGGCGTGGGCACCGCGCTCCTCGGCGCCCTCGTTGAGGCAGCCCGCGCCGATAAGAAAGTGCATTCATTGCTCGCGCTGGTGGTCCCGACCAATGCGGCATCAGTAAAGTTGCATGAAAAGTTCGGGTTTGAAAACGTGGGTACTCTTAAAGAGGTTTGCTACAAGTTCGATCATTGGCTTAGCCTCGCCCACCTACAACTTCTGGTGTAA
- a CDS encoding GNAT family N-acetyltransferase has translation MHIRPAELADAPALTAIYNAGSAAKPAANLVTWQEDVAEREEWLKDMFKAGSPVFVAVHDDEIIGWAAYFQFVTPAIYYGTVEDSVYIAPSARGKGVGSELLDALMDYAADDDYVQTMITYIVDTNEGSIALHKKFGFTETGRMPNIHTKDGVRLGLVHLQRDFER, from the coding sequence ATGCATATCCGCCCTGCCGAGCTTGCCGACGCCCCCGCGCTCACCGCCATCTACAACGCCGGCTCCGCAGCGAAACCCGCCGCTAATCTGGTCACATGGCAAGAAGATGTGGCCGAGCGCGAAGAGTGGCTCAAAGACATGTTTAAGGCCGGCTCCCCAGTCTTCGTTGCCGTGCACGATGATGAAATCATCGGTTGGGCGGCCTACTTCCAATTTGTGACCCCAGCCATCTACTACGGCACCGTAGAAGATTCCGTCTACATCGCCCCGTCCGCCCGAGGCAAGGGCGTAGGCTCCGAGCTTCTCGACGCCCTGATGGACTATGCCGCAGACGATGACTACGTCCAGACAATGATCACCTATATCGTCGACACCAATGAAGGCTCAATCGCCCTGCATAAAAAATTCGGTTTCACCGAGACCGGACGGATGCCAAATATTCACACCAAGGATGGAGTACGTCTCGGCTTGGTGCACCTCCAGCGCGACTTCGAGCGCTAA
- the metG gene encoding methionine--tRNA ligase: MTESVVVNVAWPYANGPRHIGHVAGFGVPSDVFARFQRMRGRNVLMVSGTDEHGTPLLVQADKEGVSVRELADRYNRQIVTDLANLGLSYDLFTRTTTRNHYSVVQELFKGLYANGYMLKETTQGAISPSTGRTLPDRYIEGTCPICGADGARGDQCDECGNQLDPVDLINPVSKINGETPKFIETEHFLLDLPSIKDELQRWLSTREDWRPNVLKFSLNLLEDMRPRTMTRDIDWGIPIPVEGWQDNNAKKLYVWFDAVIGYLSSSIEWAYRTGQPDAWKDFWQNPEAHHYYFQGKDNITFHSQIWPAELLGYAGKGAKGGELHQYGELNLPTEIVSSEYLTMSGSKFSSSKGVVIYVKDFLAEFGPDALRYFIAVAGPENNDTDFTWDEFVRRINNELANGWGNLVNRTVSMAFKNFGEVPAPAALEGKDKEILQLAEETFDTAGALLEQSKFKQAITAIMHVVGEANAYIADQEPWKLAKDESQRERLATVLWTALQAVSDCNVMLTPYLPFTAQKVHETLGRSGVWAAQPEVHEVKDDIPVGLVGAGLPPEGHDYPVIMGDYTHQLAKWERIQVEPGTALSKPKPLISKLDPELGETGPEWAPVTK, translated from the coding sequence ATGACTGAGTCTGTAGTAGTAAATGTTGCTTGGCCCTACGCCAACGGCCCGCGCCACATCGGCCACGTGGCCGGCTTTGGCGTTCCTTCTGATGTTTTTGCGCGTTTCCAGCGAATGCGTGGCCGCAACGTACTCATGGTCTCCGGTACCGACGAACACGGCACTCCGTTGTTGGTACAAGCGGACAAGGAAGGCGTATCCGTACGCGAACTCGCAGACCGCTACAACCGCCAGATCGTTACTGACCTGGCCAACCTAGGCCTGTCCTACGATCTCTTTACCCGCACCACCACCCGCAACCACTACTCCGTGGTGCAGGAGCTATTCAAGGGCCTATATGCCAATGGATACATGCTTAAAGAGACCACCCAGGGCGCTATTTCGCCATCTACTGGACGCACCTTGCCGGATCGTTACATTGAGGGCACCTGCCCAATCTGCGGGGCGGATGGCGCCCGCGGCGACCAGTGCGATGAGTGCGGCAACCAGCTCGACCCAGTGGATCTGATCAATCCCGTATCTAAGATCAACGGCGAGACCCCTAAGTTCATCGAAACCGAGCACTTCCTGCTGGATCTGCCATCCATCAAGGACGAGCTGCAGCGGTGGCTATCCACGCGCGAAGACTGGCGTCCGAACGTCTTGAAATTCTCCCTGAATCTGCTTGAGGATATGCGCCCGCGCACCATGACGCGTGACATCGACTGGGGCATTCCCATCCCGGTTGAGGGCTGGCAAGACAATAACGCCAAGAAGCTCTACGTGTGGTTCGACGCCGTCATTGGTTACCTGTCTTCTTCCATCGAATGGGCTTACCGCACGGGCCAGCCAGATGCTTGGAAGGACTTCTGGCAAAACCCAGAGGCCCACCACTATTACTTCCAAGGCAAAGATAATATCACTTTCCACTCCCAGATCTGGCCGGCCGAGCTTTTGGGCTATGCCGGCAAGGGCGCAAAAGGCGGCGAGCTGCACCAGTACGGTGAGCTGAACCTGCCTACGGAGATCGTCTCCTCCGAGTACTTGACCATGTCTGGCTCCAAGTTCTCCTCCTCCAAAGGCGTTGTCATTTATGTCAAGGACTTCCTGGCCGAGTTTGGCCCAGATGCCCTGCGTTACTTCATTGCAGTGGCGGGACCGGAGAATAACGACACGGACTTCACATGGGATGAATTCGTCCGCCGCATCAATAACGAGCTGGCCAATGGATGGGGCAACCTCGTTAACCGCACCGTGTCGATGGCCTTCAAAAACTTCGGTGAGGTTCCAGCACCGGCAGCGCTAGAGGGTAAGGACAAGGAAATCCTGCAACTGGCGGAGGAGACTTTTGATACAGCCGGTGCCTTGTTAGAGCAGTCCAAATTCAAGCAGGCGATTACCGCCATCATGCATGTGGTCGGCGAAGCGAATGCTTATATTGCGGATCAAGAGCCGTGGAAATTGGCCAAGGACGAATCCCAGCGCGAGCGCTTAGCCACCGTGCTGTGGACTGCGCTGCAGGCGGTCTCTGATTGCAATGTGATGCTCACGCCGTACCTCCCGTTTACCGCGCAAAAGGTCCATGAGACCTTGGGCCGCAGCGGCGTCTGGGCTGCACAGCCAGAAGTACACGAGGTTAAGGACGATATTCCGGTTGGGCTCGTGGGTGCCGGTTTGCCGCCAGAAGGCCATGATTATCCGGTCATCATGGGTGACTACACCCACCAGCTGGCAAAGTGGGAGCGCATTCAGGTTGAGCCAGGCACTGCCCTGTCTAAGCCCAAACCGCTGATCTCCAAACTGGATCCAGAACTAGGCGAGACCGGCCCAGAGTGGGCGCCTGTTACTAAGTAA